The following are from one region of the Sandaracinus amylolyticus genome:
- a CDS encoding glutathione S-transferase N-terminal domain-containing protein, with protein MELFFSPLACSMATRITLYEIGAEARFVPVEPRTKTLPDGSDYRALHPLGLVPALRTDDGALLTENASILQHLADRHPEARLAPSDPAGRTELHEWLSFVGTELHKTVFNPLLDTAASDVVRAYAMSKAEPRLSFLAQHLEGRAFLLDAFSVADAYASTVLGWAPATPIDLAKWPALAAYVARVRERPSVQRALADELPLYRASLR; from the coding sequence ATGGAGCTCTTCTTCTCTCCGCTCGCGTGCTCGATGGCCACCCGCATCACGCTCTACGAGATCGGCGCCGAGGCCCGCTTCGTGCCGGTCGAGCCCCGCACCAAGACGCTGCCCGACGGGAGCGACTACCGCGCGCTGCATCCGCTCGGCCTCGTGCCCGCGCTGCGCACCGACGACGGCGCGCTGCTCACCGAGAACGCATCGATCCTGCAGCACCTCGCCGATCGCCACCCCGAGGCGCGCCTCGCGCCGAGCGATCCCGCGGGGCGCACGGAGCTGCACGAGTGGCTCAGCTTCGTCGGCACCGAGCTGCACAAGACCGTGTTCAATCCGCTGCTCGACACCGCGGCGTCCGATGTGGTGCGCGCCTACGCGATGTCGAAGGCCGAGCCGCGCCTCTCGTTCCTCGCGCAGCACCTCGAGGGCCGCGCGTTCCTCCTCGATGCGTTCAGCGTCGCCGATGCGTACGCGTCGACGGTGCTCGGCTGGGCCCCGGCGACGCCGATCGATCTCGCGAAGTGGCCGGCGCTCGCGGCGTACGTCGCGCGGGTGAGAGAGCGCCCTTCGGTGCAGCGCGCGCTCGCCGACGAGCTGCCTCTCTACCGCGCGTCCCTGCGGTGA
- a CDS encoding serine/threonine-protein kinase: MSTGASAPAIGSWIAGRYRIDAPLGSGTMGAVYRGTRADGVPVAIKLMHPESVERPESRRRFEREAAALAAVTHPNVIGVLELADFSGAPCLVMELLEGYTLEALLARNRLAPEHAIAIADQMLAGLAFAHAHGILHRDIKPENVFLARQPDGSTLAKLLDFGLAKFTESAMWGSGSVLTQHGAILGTPAYMAPEQVFGPTVDARTDVYGAGVVLFELLTGSWPFVAEEITDMFRAHAIDPVPALRAMRPELDARPELEAVVKRAMAKRREDRFTDAREMRVALSRVPRPIARIVAG; encoded by the coding sequence ATGAGCACCGGGGCCAGCGCGCCGGCGATCGGAAGCTGGATCGCGGGCCGGTATCGCATCGACGCGCCGCTCGGCTCCGGCACGATGGGCGCGGTGTATCGCGGCACGCGCGCCGACGGAGTGCCGGTCGCGATCAAGCTCATGCACCCCGAGTCGGTCGAGCGACCCGAGTCGCGCCGTCGCTTCGAGCGCGAGGCCGCTGCGCTCGCCGCGGTCACCCATCCCAACGTGATCGGCGTGCTCGAGCTCGCGGATTTCTCGGGCGCGCCGTGCCTCGTGATGGAGCTGCTCGAGGGCTACACGCTCGAGGCGCTGCTCGCGCGCAATCGCCTCGCGCCCGAGCACGCGATCGCGATCGCCGATCAGATGCTCGCGGGCCTCGCGTTCGCGCACGCGCACGGGATCCTGCACCGCGACATCAAGCCCGAGAACGTGTTCCTCGCGCGGCAGCCCGACGGATCGACGCTCGCGAAGCTGCTCGACTTCGGCCTCGCGAAGTTCACCGAGAGCGCGATGTGGGGCAGCGGCAGCGTGCTCACGCAGCACGGCGCGATCCTCGGCACGCCCGCGTACATGGCGCCCGAGCAGGTGTTCGGTCCGACCGTCGACGCGCGCACCGACGTCTACGGCGCGGGCGTCGTGCTCTTCGAGCTGCTCACGGGCAGCTGGCCCTTCGTCGCCGAGGAGATCACCGACATGTTCCGCGCGCACGCGATCGATCCCGTGCCCGCGCTGAGGGCGATGCGGCCCGAGCTCGACGCGCGCCCCGAGCTCGAGGCGGTCGTGAAGCGCGCGATGGCGAAGCGCCGCGAGGATCGGTTCACCGACGCACGCGAGATGCGGGTCGCGCTCTCGCGCGTGCCGCGACCGATCGCGCGCATCGTCGCGGGTTGA
- a CDS encoding serine/threonine-protein kinase produces MDSTAWIGRVLDGRYRIERVLGEGGMGAVFAAEQIALQKPVALKVILPELAGDPELAQRFAREAMVSAKLDHPHVASALDYGALPDGGAYLVMQLARGRGLRSWMRQRGGDWRFALSIGAQIADALAVAHAAGIVHRDLKPENVIVEDRDGALHARVLDFGIARVADAPKETGPLTRVGAVMGTPGYMAPEQALGEAVDARADVYALGVILWELAVGRALFDREELGAIVSAQLTSSAPSLASEVQDVPAELDVLVARMLAGTKASRPSHGAEVRDALRAIARSVGLAASGVLDPAALGARSSAIPASAHARTELAQSSQLGTSAGIAAHAPTAVAPSFVSPASTVSPQSPTAIVSPALPKTLAWLLGGASAGVLALVVLSCVVTRVACSGDASDLASAPSMPTPIPSAPQVASGSAAPAYGLTPIPPDLAQDVTVLETHPDASLRSASAARLAPRAAELPSYVRAVLAYETGVECDDRREAILAMRAFGDPRAIPALHRIASTPPTGCGRRGNQDCDRCLRRDLERTLERLSGRD; encoded by the coding sequence ATGGACTCGACCGCTTGGATCGGGCGCGTGCTCGATGGTCGCTATCGCATCGAGCGCGTGCTCGGCGAGGGCGGCATGGGCGCGGTGTTCGCGGCGGAGCAGATCGCGCTGCAGAAGCCGGTCGCGCTCAAGGTGATCCTGCCGGAGCTCGCGGGCGATCCCGAGCTCGCGCAGCGCTTCGCGCGCGAGGCGATGGTGAGCGCGAAGCTCGATCATCCGCACGTCGCGAGCGCGCTCGACTACGGCGCGTTGCCCGACGGCGGCGCGTACCTCGTGATGCAGCTCGCGCGCGGCCGCGGGCTGCGATCGTGGATGCGCCAGCGCGGCGGCGACTGGCGCTTCGCGCTCTCGATCGGCGCGCAGATCGCGGACGCGCTCGCGGTCGCGCACGCCGCGGGGATCGTGCACCGCGACCTCAAGCCCGAGAACGTGATCGTCGAGGATCGCGACGGAGCGCTGCACGCGCGGGTGCTCGACTTCGGGATCGCACGGGTCGCCGACGCGCCGAAGGAGACAGGCCCGCTCACGCGCGTGGGCGCGGTCATGGGCACGCCGGGCTACATGGCGCCGGAGCAGGCGCTCGGCGAAGCGGTGGACGCACGCGCCGACGTGTACGCGCTCGGCGTGATCCTCTGGGAGCTCGCGGTGGGCCGTGCGCTCTTCGATCGCGAGGAGCTCGGTGCGATCGTGAGCGCGCAGCTCACGTCGAGCGCGCCCTCGCTCGCGAGCGAGGTGCAGGACGTGCCGGCCGAGCTCGACGTGCTCGTCGCGCGGATGCTCGCGGGCACGAAGGCGTCGCGCCCGAGCCACGGCGCCGAGGTGCGCGATGCGCTGCGCGCGATCGCTCGCTCGGTCGGTCTCGCGGCGAGTGGCGTGCTCGACCCCGCGGCGCTCGGCGCGCGCTCGAGCGCGATCCCCGCGTCCGCGCACGCGCGCACCGAGCTCGCGCAGAGCTCGCAGCTCGGCACCAGCGCGGGCATCGCAGCGCACGCGCCGACGGCAGTGGCGCCCTCGTTCGTGAGCCCGGCATCGACGGTGTCGCCGCAGTCGCCGACCGCGATCGTCTCGCCCGCGTTGCCCAAGACGCTCGCGTGGCTGCTCGGCGGCGCGAGCGCCGGTGTGCTCGCGCTCGTGGTGCTCTCGTGCGTCGTCACGCGCGTCGCGTGCTCGGGCGACGCGAGCGACCTGGCGAGCGCGCCCTCCATGCCCACGCCGATCCCGAGCGCACCGCAGGTCGCGAGCGGGAGCGCCGCACCCGCGTACGGCCTCACCCCGATCCCGCCCGATCTCGCGCAGGACGTCACGGTGCTCGAGACGCACCCCGACGCATCACTGCGCTCCGCATCGGCGGCGCGCCTCGCGCCCCGCGCCGCCGAGCTCCCCAGCTACGTCCGCGCCGTGCTCGCGTACGAGACCGGCGTCGAGTGCGACGACCGCCGCGAAGCGATCCTCGCGATGCGCGCATTCGGCGACCCCCGCGCGATCCCCGCACTGCACCGCATCGCATCGACTCCGCCCACCGGCTGCGGAAGACGCGGCAACCAGGACTGCGACCGCTGCCTGCGCCGTGATCTCGAGCGCACGCTCGAGCGCCTCTCGGGCCGCGACTAG